The proteins below come from a single Mucilaginibacter mali genomic window:
- a CDS encoding ABC transporter permease, with translation MLKNYIKTAFRSLLKNRTYSFLNIFGLAIGIACAAFIFLWVEDELNYDSVNVKMDRIYIAKENQQYVDHIFTHSSTPGLFGPAVKAEVPGVANTCRTSEEQVFLFGQGSKGVYASGIYAEPSLFSMFTMPFVEGNAATALSQVHSLVITQAAAKKFFGNEANVLGKTIRVDNKQDYVIGGVIKDFPANTSVGFEWVMPFQVFFDQSPWLKSWGNNSLHTYIELKPGVSEETVNKQLYSFIDKKLPGNISHVFLFGMKDWRLRNVFMNGKQTGEGRIQNVRLFSIIAWIILFIACINFMNLATARSEKRAREVGVRKVLGAGKKMLIGQFIGEALFMALLSAVIAAIIVALLLPQFNLLVQKQLVIGLDKPVHLLGLLSIALICGLVTGSYPSLYLSSFNPVSVLKGIKLKDSGAAFIRKGLVVTQFTVSIVLIICTIVVYQQIQHIKSRNFGFDRNNLIVMDAQGEIVKSFTQIKQDLLSTGYVDDAAMTNHSTLYDGNNTAGYTWEGKETKADVLISRRYISTEYLHTLGMKIAEGHNLTNLDTANNSDVMITRSLEKMMGKGSAIGKIIRHEGNGTANRVVGVVEDYVYGNMYGKSDPVVFLGLPLERANYLYIRYKPGSDVEKVVASIQTIMKKDNPAFPFDYRFVDDEFNRLFSGETLISKLSRVFASLAIIISCLGLFGLAAYTAERRTKEIGIRKVLGASVSGLATLLSKDFLQLVFLSCVLAFPLAYWVMNKWLVQFRYRTEIHLSVFVIAGLTAVFIALVTISFQSIKAAVANPVKSLRSE, from the coding sequence ATGCTTAAAAATTACATCAAAACCGCGTTTCGCAGCCTGCTTAAAAACCGGACTTACAGCTTCCTGAATATTTTTGGCCTGGCCATAGGCATTGCCTGCGCGGCATTCATTTTTTTATGGGTAGAGGACGAGTTGAACTACGATTCGGTAAACGTAAAGATGGACAGGATCTATATTGCTAAAGAGAATCAGCAATATGTAGATCATATCTTCACGCATTCATCAACCCCCGGCTTATTTGGGCCTGCCGTTAAAGCTGAAGTCCCGGGCGTGGCCAATACCTGCCGTACTTCGGAAGAACAGGTGTTCCTGTTCGGGCAGGGAAGTAAAGGCGTTTACGCATCGGGCATCTACGCCGAGCCATCATTGTTCAGTATGTTTACCATGCCTTTTGTGGAAGGTAACGCGGCTACAGCTTTATCACAGGTGCACTCGCTGGTAATTACGCAGGCCGCCGCTAAAAAATTCTTCGGTAATGAGGCTAACGTGTTGGGCAAAACTATCCGTGTAGATAATAAACAGGATTATGTGATAGGTGGTGTGATCAAAGATTTCCCGGCCAATACATCGGTAGGATTTGAATGGGTAATGCCGTTCCAGGTGTTTTTTGATCAATCGCCATGGCTGAAAAGCTGGGGAAACAACTCCCTGCATACTTATATAGAGTTAAAACCTGGTGTTAGCGAGGAAACGGTAAACAAGCAACTTTATAGTTTTATTGATAAAAAATTACCCGGCAATATCAGCCACGTCTTCCTTTTCGGGATGAAGGACTGGCGCCTGCGCAATGTGTTTATGAATGGCAAGCAAACCGGCGAGGGCCGGATCCAAAACGTCCGCTTGTTCAGTATCATCGCCTGGATCATCCTGTTTATTGCCTGCATCAACTTCATGAACCTGGCCACTGCCCGCAGCGAAAAGCGCGCCCGTGAAGTTGGCGTACGCAAAGTATTAGGCGCCGGTAAAAAAATGCTGATCGGCCAGTTTATTGGCGAGGCATTGTTTATGGCTTTGTTGTCGGCAGTCATCGCCGCTATTATAGTAGCGCTTTTGCTACCGCAGTTTAATTTATTGGTACAAAAGCAATTAGTTATTGGTTTGGATAAGCCGGTGCATTTGCTGGGCCTGTTATCCATCGCCCTTATTTGTGGTTTAGTGACCGGGAGTTATCCGTCGCTGTACCTGTCATCGTTTAACCCGGTATCGGTATTAAAGGGTATTAAACTGAAGGATAGCGGCGCGGCATTTATCCGTAAGGGATTGGTGGTTACACAGTTTACGGTTTCTATTGTACTGATCATCTGTACCATTGTTGTTTATCAGCAGATCCAGCATATCAAAAGCCGCAATTTTGGCTTCGACCGTAACAACCTTATTGTGATGGACGCGCAGGGCGAGATTGTAAAAAGCTTTACACAAATAAAGCAGGACCTGCTCAGTACCGGTTATGTTGACGATGCGGCAATGACCAACCATTCTACCTTGTACGATGGCAACAATACGGCCGGTTACACCTGGGAGGGTAAGGAAACCAAAGCCGATGTGCTGATTTCGCGCCGTTATATTTCTACCGAATACCTGCATACGCTGGGCATGAAGATAGCCGAGGGCCATAATCTGACTAACCTGGATACCGCCAATAATTCGGATGTAATGATCACCCGTTCGCTGGAAAAAATGATGGGCAAGGGCAGCGCCATCGGTAAGATCATCAGGCACGAGGGTAACGGTACTGCAAACAGGGTTGTAGGCGTGGTTGAAGATTATGTATATGGTAATATGTATGGCAAATCAGACCCGGTGGTGTTCTTAGGATTACCTTTAGAACGTGCCAATTACCTGTATATCCGCTATAAACCGGGCAGCGATGTAGAAAAAGTGGTGGCATCCATCCAAACCATTATGAAAAAGGATAACCCGGCCTTTCCGTTCGATTATCGTTTTGTTGATGATGAATTTAACCGCCTGTTCAGCGGCGAAACGCTGATCAGCAAACTGTCGCGCGTGTTTGCATCACTGGCTATCATTATATCTTGTTTGGGCTTATTTGGCCTGGCCGCTTACACTGCCGAACGCCGCACCAAGGAGATCGGCATCCGCAAAGTATTGGGCGCAAGCGTATCCGGGCTGGCAACCCTTTTATCAAAGGATTTTCTGCAACTGGTATTCTTATCCTGCGTGCTGGCATTCCCGCTGGCGTATTGGGTAATGAATAAATGGCTGGTGCAATTCCGCTACCGCACCGAGATCCATTTATCGGTATTTGTAATTGCCGGCTTAACTGCCGTATTTATAGCGTTGGTTACTATCAGCTTCCAATCGATAAAAGCAGCTGTGGCCAACCCGGTTAAGAGTTTAAGGAGTGAGTAA
- a CDS encoding ABC transporter ATP-binding protein — translation MIKITNLEKFYRTEEVETIALNHLSMEVKKGEFVAIMGPSGCGKSTLLNILGLLDDPDGGSYMFNDIEVAGFNERKRADLRKHNIGFVFQSFNLIDELTVFENVELPLIYTGVPAAERVKRVEEVLDKMQIMHRRNHYPQQLSGGQQQRVAIARAVVNKPKLILADEPTGNLDSSNGNDVMELLTDLNEQGTTIVMVTHSEHDARYSHRIIRLLDGQTVVENIMI, via the coding sequence ATGATAAAAATTACAAATCTTGAAAAATTCTACCGCACCGAGGAAGTAGAGACCATCGCATTGAACCACTTATCGATGGAAGTTAAAAAGGGTGAATTTGTGGCCATCATGGGCCCATCGGGTTGCGGTAAATCAACTTTACTGAACATTTTGGGTTTGCTTGACGACCCGGATGGCGGCAGCTACATGTTTAATGATATTGAGGTGGCCGGCTTTAACGAGCGCAAGCGGGCCGACCTGCGCAAGCATAACATCGGCTTCGTATTCCAAAGCTTTAACCTGATCGACGAGCTGACTGTATTTGAAAATGTAGAACTTCCGTTGATCTATACCGGTGTACCGGCCGCCGAACGCGTGAAAAGGGTAGAGGAAGTACTGGATAAAATGCAGATCATGCATCGCCGCAACCACTATCCGCAGCAATTATCGGGTGGTCAGCAACAGCGTGTGGCTATTGCCCGCGCGGTGGTTAACAAACCTAAACTGATACTGGCAGATGAGCCTACCGGTAACCTGGACAGCAGCAACGGTAACGATGTAATGGAACTACTAACCGACCTGAACGAACAGGGCACAACCATCGTAATGGTAACCCACTCTGAACATGATGCCCGCTACAGCCACCGCATTATCCGCCTGTTAGACGGGCAGACCGTGGTGGAGAACATCATGATATAA
- a CDS encoding efflux RND transporter periplasmic adaptor subunit, whose amino-acid sequence MDRKIEKKTWNSKRIMIVCGTVAIAVLIFFAVRSGMGKSKLNVDLERITISEVHKGPFQVTIPENGIVLPITTIYVDAAEGGRVEKKFVEDGAMMKKGEPILKLSNTDLELTLANQETSVFAELTQMQISHTNALQGTIGKLNQMADVDNAFKEAERIYKLDKHLFEQKAIGAQEFRKAENDYNYQLHRQKLTRQILQQDTALSKQQDQQAKEQYAHMKSTLELMRKKVQGLTIVAPVDGQLTSLDAEIGQNKAKGANLGQIDVITGYKVRVDIDEHYISQVYAGTPGTFALGDKTYKLVVKKVYTQVTNNKFQVDMQFVGKVPDGIRRGQTLQVTLALSDETQAVLVPRGGFYNQTGGNWIFKVSADGKTAYRADIQLSRMNPDYYEVLQGLKPGDKVITSSYETYGDIQELVLK is encoded by the coding sequence GTGGACAGAAAAATTGAGAAAAAGACATGGAACAGCAAACGGATCATGATCGTTTGCGGTACGGTTGCTATAGCTGTATTAATATTCTTCGCTGTGCGTTCGGGCATGGGTAAAAGTAAACTGAATGTTGATTTAGAGCGCATTACCATTAGCGAGGTACACAAAGGCCCGTTCCAGGTTACCATCCCCGAAAATGGTATTGTATTGCCCATCACCACCATTTATGTTGATGCTGCCGAAGGTGGCCGTGTAGAAAAGAAATTTGTTGAAGACGGTGCCATGATGAAAAAGGGCGAGCCAATATTAAAACTATCAAACACCGATCTGGAACTTACCCTGGCCAACCAGGAAACCTCGGTATTTGCCGAATTGACCCAAATGCAGATCTCGCATACCAACGCTTTGCAGGGCACCATTGGTAAATTAAACCAAATGGCCGATGTAGACAACGCGTTTAAAGAAGCCGAAAGGATCTATAAATTAGATAAGCATTTGTTTGAGCAAAAAGCCATAGGCGCACAGGAGTTTAGAAAAGCGGAGAACGATTATAATTATCAGTTACACCGTCAAAAACTTACCCGCCAGATACTACAGCAGGATACCGCTTTAAGCAAGCAGCAGGATCAGCAGGCCAAAGAGCAATACGCGCACATGAAAAGTACTTTAGAACTGATGCGTAAAAAGGTGCAGGGGCTTACCATTGTAGCCCCGGTTGATGGTCAGTTGACATCACTGGATGCCGAGATCGGTCAGAACAAGGCTAAAGGTGCTAATCTTGGGCAGATAGACGTAATTACCGGCTATAAGGTACGTGTGGATATCGACGAGCATTATATATCGCAGGTTTACGCAGGCACGCCGGGCACTTTTGCTTTGGGTGATAAAACCTATAAGCTGGTGGTAAAAAAGGTGTATACCCAGGTTACAAATAATAAATTCCAGGTTGATATGCAATTTGTTGGCAAGGTACCTGACGGCATACGCCGCGGACAAACCTTACAGGTTACCCTGGCGCTGAGCGATGAAACACAGGCCGTATTAGTTCCGCGCGGTGGTTTTTATAACCAAACAGGTGGTAACTGGATATTTAAGGTAAGTGCCGATGGTAAAACAGCCTATCGCGCCGATATTCAGCTAAGCCGTATGAACCCTGATTATTACGAGGTATTGCAAGGCTTGAAGCCGGGTGATAAAGTAATTACCAGTAGTTATGAAACCTATGGGGATATACAGGAGTTGGTGTTGAAATAG
- a CDS encoding sigma-54-dependent transcriptional regulator has protein sequence MILKKANVLIVDDDTDVLTAVKLLLKTEAQEVITEKNPENLNWLLQRNQIDLVLLDMNFNSAINTGNEGIYWLRKIKEWKPNVCVIMITAYGDIDLAVRSLKEGANDFIVKPWHNEKLIETIKDLLDKQEGVKTVKSPAKSTAGSTSILGESDAMQDIFHKVNKIAPTDANILILGENGTGKDLMAKAIHERSMRANKPFIKVDVGALTDTLFESELFGHKKGAFTDAREDRPGRFEDAHGGTLFLDEIGNISLQQQAKLLTVLQNRQVTRLGTNKPIDIDIRLICATNVPLQELANENRFRKDLIYRINTVEITMPPLRKRNNDIVLLARHFAKLYASKYAKPTMDFEPAALTKLKQYNYPGNVRELQYSIERAVIMADDHILKTDDLIFSSLETAVETVEIDDNIPLSEMEKNAILRVIDKHNGNITRAAKELGLTRTALYRRLSKYDI, from the coding sequence ATGATACTTAAAAAAGCGAACGTTTTAATTGTTGATGACGACACCGACGTACTTACGGCCGTAAAGCTATTGCTAAAAACCGAAGCCCAGGAAGTGATCACCGAGAAAAACCCGGAGAACCTGAACTGGCTGCTGCAGCGTAACCAAATAGATTTGGTATTGCTGGACATGAACTTTAACAGCGCCATTAACACCGGCAACGAGGGTATTTACTGGTTACGTAAGATTAAAGAATGGAAGCCCAACGTTTGCGTGATCATGATCACCGCTTATGGCGATATCGACCTGGCAGTGCGTTCGTTGAAAGAGGGTGCAAATGATTTTATTGTAAAGCCATGGCACAATGAAAAGCTGATTGAAACCATAAAAGACCTGCTGGATAAGCAAGAAGGCGTAAAAACGGTTAAGTCGCCCGCTAAAAGCACGGCTGGTTCTACCTCGATACTGGGTGAATCGGACGCGATGCAGGATATTTTTCATAAGGTAAATAAGATAGCCCCTACCGATGCCAATATATTGATATTGGGCGAAAACGGAACTGGTAAGGATTTGATGGCGAAGGCCATACACGAACGATCGATGCGGGCCAATAAACCTTTTATTAAGGTGGATGTAGGCGCGCTGACCGATACCTTGTTTGAAAGTGAATTGTTCGGCCATAAAAAAGGCGCTTTTACTGATGCCCGCGAAGACCGCCCCGGCCGCTTTGAGGATGCACATGGCGGCACGCTTTTTTTAGATGAGATTGGCAACATCAGCCTGCAACAGCAAGCCAAACTGCTTACCGTGTTGCAAAATCGACAGGTTACACGTTTAGGTACCAATAAGCCGATAGATATCGATATCCGCCTGATCTGCGCTACTAACGTGCCCTTACAGGAATTGGCTAACGAAAACCGCTTCCGTAAGGATCTGATCTACCGTATCAACACGGTAGAGATCACCATGCCGCCTTTGCGCAAACGTAATAACGATATTGTACTGCTGGCCCGTCATTTTGCTAAATTGTATGCATCTAAATATGCAAAGCCGACCATGGATTTTGAGCCGGCAGCCCTCACCAAACTAAAGCAATATAACTATCCCGGCAATGTGCGTGAGTTGCAATACTCGATAGAGCGTGCAGTGATTATGGCCGATGACCATATCCTTAAAACCGACGACCTGATCTTTTCATCGCTGGAAACTGCCGTAGAGACTGTGGAGATAGATGATAATATCCCGCTGAGCGAAATGGAGAAGAACGCTATTTTACGCGTGATTGATAAGCATAACGGCAACATTACCCGCGCCGCCAAGGAACTTGGCCTTACCCGTACCGCCCTTTACCGCAGATTGAGTAAATATGATATATAA
- a CDS encoding sensor histidine kinase, translating to MIYKRYEWRFLVRVFALFITLTAAAFLVVGGLFIYLVFAVPLIVYQMVDLIRFQKKAQDEVSQFVESIHYRDFSRHFDERRAPTELKPLRKGFNEINSTFKLISRERETQYHYLQKVLELVDTGILSYDSETGETGWINESFKKLMTVPYLKTIHSLEKREPALYAEVINLKPGDSKVVSMTRNQQLIKVLVTASVLRSDDRLYKLLAFQNVSEALDETESKAWQKLLNVMTHEIMNSVAPISSLADTLKNRLQSPEIANSAVSSELEDLELGIDTIKRRSEGLLKFTESYRNLNKITKLDLKKVLVRNLFENLSNLMQPTLEKKHIELEIILRDPMLAIEADINLLEQVVINLLVNAIEAVKDREEPRITLSAELQANNKTIVKIADNGVGMPPELLDKIFIPFFSTRKTGSGIGLSLCKQIMLLHKGNIQVQSVEGKGSAFLLQFAP from the coding sequence ATGATATATAAACGATACGAGTGGCGCTTTTTGGTGCGTGTATTCGCACTGTTTATTACCTTAACGGCAGCGGCGTTTTTGGTTGTTGGGGGGCTTTTTATTTACCTGGTATTCGCGGTACCATTGATCGTTTATCAAATGGTAGACCTGATCCGCTTTCAGAAAAAAGCGCAGGATGAGGTAAGTCAGTTTGTGGAATCGATACACTATCGTGATTTTTCACGCCATTTTGATGAGCGCCGCGCCCCTACAGAGTTGAAGCCACTGCGCAAGGGGTTTAACGAGATCAACAGCACCTTTAAACTTATCAGCCGCGAACGCGAGACCCAATATCATTACCTGCAAAAAGTGTTGGAACTGGTGGATACCGGCATCCTGTCGTACGATTCGGAAACCGGTGAAACTGGCTGGATCAACGAATCGTTTAAAAAGCTGATGACAGTCCCTTATTTAAAAACTATCCATTCGCTGGAAAAAAGGGAGCCGGCGCTGTATGCCGAGGTGATTAACCTGAAGCCTGGCGACAGTAAAGTGGTATCCATGACCCGCAATCAGCAACTAATAAAGGTATTGGTTACAGCCAGTGTGTTGCGTAGCGATGACCGTTTGTATAAATTACTCGCCTTCCAAAACGTAAGCGAAGCGCTGGACGAAACTGAATCGAAGGCATGGCAAAAGCTGCTGAACGTAATGACGCACGAGATCATGAACTCGGTAGCGCCTATCTCATCACTGGCCGATACGTTAAAAAACCGGCTACAAAGTCCGGAGATTGCCAACAGCGCGGTAAGCAGCGAACTGGAGGACTTGGAATTAGGTATCGATACCATTAAGCGCCGCAGCGAAGGCCTGCTGAAGTTTACCGAAAGCTACCGTAATTTAAATAAGATCACCAAGCTTGATCTTAAAAAGGTGTTGGTCCGTAATCTTTTCGAGAACCTGAGTAACCTGATGCAACCAACGCTTGAAAAGAAGCATATCGAACTGGAGATCATTCTGCGCGACCCGATGCTGGCCATCGAAGCGGATATTAACCTGTTGGAGCAGGTAGTGATCAATCTGCTGGTAAACGCAATTGAAGCGGTGAAGGACCGTGAAGAGCCACGCATCACCCTATCGGCCGAGTTACAGGCAAATAATAAGACGATTGTAAAAATTGCCGATAACGGCGTCGGTATGCCGCCCGAGCTTTTGGATAAGATATTTATTCCGTTTTTTAGCACCCGCAAAACGGGCAGCGGTATTGGGCTTAGCTTATGTAAACAGATCATGCTACTGCATAAGGGCAATATCCAGGTGCAATCGGTAGAGGGAAAAGGATCGGCATTTTTGCTACAGTTTGCGCCGTAA
- a CDS encoding NADPH-dependent FMN reductase — translation MSKTILAISGSLRDRSSNTQILKLIGTWLPADISYDIYDGMGDLPHFIPAAEDEAFPKAVQSLHNQLDEADAVIICTPEYAFGLPGSLKNLLDWTVATGNFVDKPVAVITASSQGSYAHPSLLTTLGALSANIVDDATLLIPFIRAKMDTNGNITDEATERELHTVIDNLLQAIT, via the coding sequence ATGAGTAAAACAATATTAGCCATATCGGGCAGTTTGCGCGATCGCTCATCAAATACGCAAATATTAAAACTCATCGGTACCTGGTTACCTGCGGATATCAGCTATGATATTTACGATGGCATGGGCGACCTGCCCCACTTTATTCCGGCGGCCGAGGATGAAGCATTTCCGAAAGCGGTACAAAGCTTGCACAACCAATTAGATGAAGCCGACGCTGTGATCATCTGTACACCCGAATATGCCTTCGGCTTGCCGGGTTCACTAAAAAACCTGCTCGACTGGACAGTCGCCACCGGAAACTTTGTAGATAAGCCGGTAGCGGTCATTACTGCTTCATCGCAGGGCAGCTACGCGCACCCATCGCTATTAACAACGCTTGGCGCATTATCTGCAAACATAGTTGATGACGCGACTTTGCTTATCCCCTTTATCCGCGCTAAAATGGATACAAACGGGAATATTACTGATGAAGCTACAGAACGGGAGCTACACACAGTAATTGATAATTTATTACAAGCCATTACGTAA
- a CDS encoding VF530 family protein, which yields MAEQPNNPLHGKTLEAILTFLVEKYGWPELGYRIRINCFLSDPSIKSSLKFLRKTDWARKKVEELFLESI from the coding sequence ATGGCCGAACAACCCAATAACCCGCTGCATGGCAAAACGCTGGAAGCTATCCTAACCTTCCTGGTAGAAAAATATGGCTGGCCCGAACTGGGTTACCGCATCCGTATCAATTGCTTTTTAAGCGACCCGAGCATTAAATCGAGCCTGAAGTTTTTACGTAAAACGGATTGGGCACGGAAGAAAGTAGAAGAACTTTTCCTGGAATCGATATAA